From Aquila chrysaetos chrysaetos chromosome 3, bAquChr1.4, whole genome shotgun sequence, the proteins below share one genomic window:
- the BAMBI gene encoding BMP and activin membrane-bound inhibitor homolog produces MDRHSSYIFIWLQLELCAMAVLLTRGEIRCYCDAAHCVATGYMCKSELSACFSRLLDPQNTHSPLTHGCLDSIASTADICQAKQAQNHSGTTTVSTLECCHEDMCNYRGLHDVLSPSRGDTSGQGSRYQHDSSRNLITKVQELTSSKELWFRAAVIAVPIAGGLILVLLIMLALRMLRSENKRLQDQRQQMLSRLHYSFHGHHSKKGQVAKLDLECMVPVTGHENCCMTCDKMRHSDLSNDKILSLVHWGMYSGHGKLEFV; encoded by the exons ATGGATCGCCATTCCAGCTACATCTTCATCTGGCTGCAACTGGAGCTGTGCGCCATGGCCGTCCTGCTCACCAGAG gtGAAATCAGATGCTACTGTGATGCTGCACACTGTGTTGCAACCGGCTATATGTGCAAATCTGAGCTTAGCGCCTGCTTCTCCAGACTGCTTGATCCTCAGAATACACATTCCCCGCTTACTCATGGCTGCTTGGACTCTATTGCAAGCACAGCTGATATCTGCCAAGCCAAACAAGCACAAAACCACTCTGGCACCACCACCGTGTCCACATTGGAATGCTGTCATGAAGATATGTGCAATTACAGAGGACTACATGATGTTTTGTCCCCTTCCAGGGGCGATACTTCAG GACAAGGGAGCAGATATCAGCATGACAGCAGCAGGAATCTCATCACCAAGGTGCAGGAATTGACCTCTTCAAAAGAGTTATGGTTCAGGGCAGCCGTAATTGCTGTTCCTATAGCTGGTGGGCTAATCTTGGTGCTCCTTATAATGCTGGCCTTGCGGATGCTCAGGAGTGAAAATAAGAGACTGCAAGATCAACGACAGCAAATGCTCTCCCGTTTGCACTATAGTTTTCATGGACATCATTCGAAAAAAGGGCAGGTGGCAAAATTGGACTTGGAATGCATGGTGCCTGTGACTGGTCACGAGAACTGCTGCATGACCTGTGATAAAATGAGACATTCAGACCTCAGCAATGATAAAATTCTTTCGCTAGTCCACTGGGGAATGTACAGCGGACATGGGAAGCTGGAATTTGTATga